GGAAGAAATATCTTTGACACTATTTTCCATAAATACTACGCTACACTGCATAGCACCCACAGCGATAGGCTTGATTCCATCAAGAGTGAAGCCAGTCGCATTTATAGGGAATCCAACGTCCTTTTTATTGCTCAACTCATTGCCGCCATTCTAGCTGGCATCCTCGTTGTTGTCTTTGTGGACAGAGTATTTATCAAAATATACAAACTCACGAAACAACATTCCCTCACCGATGCCCTGACTTCGTTGCACAACAGACGATATTTAGAGAAAATTATCGAGGATGAGTTCCAGGTGGACCAAAGGCCGCTGCCATCCGTGTCGGCAATCCTGTTAGACATCGACAATTTCAAACAGTATAACGATCAAAATGGGCATGTGGCGGGCGACCATCTCCTCAAGGACTTGGCCTCGGTGCTGAAGCGATCCATCCGCAAGACCGATCGACTGGTGCGTTATGGCGGGGAAGAATTTCTTGTATTGCTTCCAGAAACATCCAAAGCCGAAGCCGCAGGGGTGGCCGAAAAGATAAGGGCAGTCGTAGAGGCCAGCCAATTTCATCTTCCAGACGGCTGCCCAGCCAGTCAAGTGACGGTGAGCGTTGGTGTGGCGACCATGCCTGAGGACGCAGGCCATGTGGAGCAACTTATCAAGACGGCCGATGACCTGCTGTACCGAGCTAAAAGGGAAGGGAAGAATAGAGTCTCCGTTAGCAGCTGCGACAGCGGCGATACCGACGCTTGACAACTTATTTTGTCCCGTGTTTAATATCAAGCGTTGCCAAGAGGTTGCCTGAAAATTTCAGTCCTCTCGCCAAAACGAACTGTCAAGCGTTGGAGGTTCTCCTGTAGCGTCAGATAGCTACAAATTATTGTATGGAGTGGAGTGGTCAAATGCCAATGCCCAATTGTCACGGAATGCAGGATACCGGTTGCACGTTGGAAAAGTCGCCATCCGCGCCGAACAC
The nucleotide sequence above comes from Desulfovibrio sp. TomC. Encoded proteins:
- a CDS encoding GGDEF domain-containing protein; translated protein: MSTLKIKSALVLGILVVTFTFSQGLYRNNISALHDSLFKSIEITEEVHEAEAFHSAMHSMLISASAYDRIHDYSFEREYLKYREIGESTLAKLRNRAKMLPSPGHASHGADNSKSILDNLADSFQTYKSTLDNVFNKNTTSAHANISAGRNIFDTIFHKYYATLHSTHSDRLDSIKSEASRIYRESNVLFIAQLIAAILAGILVVVFVDRVFIKIYKLTKQHSLTDALTSLHNRRYLEKIIEDEFQVDQRPLPSVSAILLDIDNFKQYNDQNGHVAGDHLLKDLASVLKRSIRKTDRLVRYGGEEFLVLLPETSKAEAAGVAEKIRAVVEASQFHLPDGCPASQVTVSVGVATMPEDAGHVEQLIKTADDLLYRAKREGKNRVSVSSCDSGDTDA